A portion of the Salminus brasiliensis chromosome 9, fSalBra1.hap2, whole genome shotgun sequence genome contains these proteins:
- the LOC140561883 gene encoding C-C motif chemokine 18-like, with protein MRGWCGSLLLALLVILYLQSCVEGQNANGPGQCCFNFRKKPIPVRRIVKYAVTRPDCPKPGVILTNRRGDSVCVDPGDKWVKQAMDQIDQRDVANVPESPPSSIP; from the exons ATGAGAGGCTGGTGTGGTTCTCTCCTCCTGGCTCTGCTGGTCATCCTCTACCTTCAGTCCTGTGTGGAGGGACAAA atgcaaatggaccAGGCCAGTGCTGTTTCAATTTCCGTAAGAAACCAATCCCTGTACGGCGCATTGTGAAGTATGCAGTAACGAGACCTGACTGTCCAAAACCTGGAGTGAT TTTGACCAACCGGAggggagacagtgtgtgtgtggaccctGGAGATAAATGGGTAAAGCAGGCCATGGATCAGATTGATCAGAGAGACGTGGCAAATGTACCTGAATCACCTCCTTCTTCTATCCCCTGA